From Candidatus Bathyarchaeota archaeon, one genomic window encodes:
- a CDS encoding YkgJ family cysteine cluster protein produces the protein MDFTYPANVCFECNGCALCCGDTDHKLRHILLLESEAEEISAATGQPIEDFCKDSNGTQPYIYEMKKFEGDCVFLKDHKCTIYELRPLICRFYPFTLKFDADKDTHVFTATSECPMIGQGTLMTHKDFEALYRLAKQRLP, from the coding sequence GTGGACTTTACTTACCCTGCAAACGTTTGCTTCGAATGTAACGGTTGCGCGTTGTGCTGCGGCGACACAGACCATAAACTACGCCACATCCTGCTACTGGAAAGCGAGGCAGAGGAGATTTCGGCGGCTACTGGGCAACCCATCGAGGATTTCTGCAAAGACTCCAACGGCACGCAACCCTACATTTACGAGATGAAAAAATTTGAGGGGGACTGTGTTTTCCTAAAAGACCACAAATGCACCATCTATGAGCTTCGGCCGCTGATTTGCCGCTTCTACCCCTTCACATTAAAGTTCGATGCAGACAAAGACACCCACGTATTCACTGCGACTTCGGAATGCCCCATGATTGGGCAGGGCACACTGATGACACACAAAGATTTTGAAGCACTCTACAGGTTGGCTAAGCAGAGGCTGCCTTAA
- a CDS encoding serine/threonine protein kinase, producing the protein MSSAEVAVKVFRELESEDFRVLHIIEAAMAKREFVPTEQIHKYSKVPLDRITYTLGKLNKLGLIYQTRGAYTGHTLNYAGYDCLAINALVKAGVISSFGHSLGVGKEADVYDALSPSGNRIAVKFHRLGRISFRQTRRKRGYIREHSTWLFQSHLAAEKEFQAMKLVYQHGVSVPEPLSHNRHVIAMGMIEGGELSKYKDIGEGEKVLREILQNVKKAYTEAHIIHADLSEYNIILQPDGHVLIIDWPQAVKTDHANAAELLERDLKNVLTVFSRKFNIELALKDAVAYVVGEAKRLPV; encoded by the coding sequence ATGTCAAGCGCTGAGGTAGCCGTCAAGGTTTTCCGAGAGTTAGAAAGCGAAGACTTCCGAGTGCTCCATATAATCGAAGCCGCCATGGCTAAACGTGAATTCGTACCCACAGAACAAATCCACAAGTACTCCAAAGTCCCCCTCGACCGCATCACCTACACACTGGGCAAACTCAACAAACTCGGCTTAATCTACCAAACCAGAGGCGCCTACACAGGACACACACTAAACTATGCAGGTTACGACTGCTTAGCCATAAACGCACTGGTCAAAGCAGGAGTCATTTCCTCGTTTGGGCATTCGCTGGGAGTCGGCAAAGAAGCAGACGTCTACGACGCGCTTAGCCCCAGCGGCAACCGCATAGCCGTCAAATTCCACCGCCTAGGACGCATCAGCTTCCGCCAAACCCGACGAAAACGCGGCTACATCCGCGAACACTCCACGTGGCTGTTCCAGTCGCATCTGGCGGCGGAAAAAGAGTTTCAAGCCATGAAACTGGTCTACCAACACGGCGTCTCGGTGCCTGAGCCGCTTAGCCACAACCGCCACGTGATCGCCATGGGCATGATTGAAGGCGGGGAACTATCCAAATACAAAGACATAGGCGAAGGGGAAAAAGTTCTGCGCGAAATCTTACAGAACGTCAAAAAAGCCTACACAGAAGCCCACATCATCCACGCGGACTTGAGCGAATACAACATCATCCTGCAACCCGATGGGCATGTTTTGATAATCGACTGGCCTCAAGCAGTTAAAACTGACCACGCCAACGCTGCCGAGTTGCTGGAGCGGGATTTGAAGAATGTGCTTACTGTTTTTAGCCGAAAATTCAACATAGAATTAGCGCTAAAAGATGCCGTTGCATATGTGGTTGGGGAAGCGAAACGCTTGCCCGTTTAG
- the pyrI gene encoding aspartate carbamoyltransferase regulatory subunit has translation MSEKELRVTKIKDGTVIDHIRGGYALDVVRILGITGQEKRVMTIAINVPSKRFGVKDIIKIEGMALSAQEVNRIALVAPHASINIIHDYAVVAKQEVELPKTIEGIIKCTNPCCVSNSGEPVSSKFHVKNEEPLSLKCHYCGVSIEKADVLKQL, from the coding sequence ATGAGTGAGAAGGAGCTGCGGGTAACTAAAATCAAAGACGGCACAGTCATCGACCACATCCGAGGCGGCTACGCGCTTGACGTTGTGCGCATATTGGGAATCACTGGTCAAGAAAAACGTGTCATGACCATCGCGATTAATGTTCCCAGCAAACGCTTCGGTGTTAAAGACATCATCAAAATCGAAGGTATGGCTCTTAGTGCGCAGGAAGTCAACCGTATCGCGTTGGTGGCGCCGCATGCATCCATAAACATCATCCACGACTACGCGGTTGTGGCGAAGCAGGAAGTGGAGTTGCCCAAAACCATCGAGGGCATCATAAAATGCACTAACCCCTGCTGCGTAAGCAACAGCGGCGAACCCGTCTCATCCAAATTCCACGTAAAAAACGAAGAACCTCTCTCGCTGAAGTGCCATTACTGCGGTGTATCTATCGAGAAGGCTGATGTGTTAAAACAGCTTTAA
- a CDS encoding RDD family protein yields MAVNQDNVSKVLSVLSHPLRRDILLDLSNNGESSFTDLLNLLKVDTGKLSFHLRALSPFIEQTPSGKYKLSRAGESAVRVIHDVEGWAEAADVQGKASSLPLSSFRKRASAFLIDFALIFAITLAITLLPQLLSLSEISLGAEISTIIFITTGLLWLYSTLLEGFNGQSIGKRVIGLKVVRTDGKKMSYDHAAVRNFGKVLPLLPFDLLIGWRIKNQAFMRYFDKFAGTTVIDLRS; encoded by the coding sequence ATGGCGGTCAATCAGGACAACGTCTCTAAAGTCCTCTCAGTTCTATCCCACCCGCTGAGAAGAGACATACTGTTGGACTTAAGCAACAACGGCGAGTCGTCTTTCACAGACTTGCTTAACCTGCTTAAGGTCGATACTGGGAAGCTCAGCTTCCACCTCCGTGCCCTATCGCCCTTCATCGAGCAGACGCCCAGCGGCAAATACAAGCTTAGCCGCGCAGGGGAAAGTGCCGTCCGAGTTATCCACGACGTGGAGGGCTGGGCGGAAGCCGCTGATGTGCAGGGCAAAGCCAGTTCGCTGCCGCTTTCCAGTTTTAGGAAACGGGCAAGCGCGTTTCTCATCGATTTCGCTTTGATCTTCGCCATTACTTTAGCGATTACGCTTCTGCCCCAGTTGCTTTCGTTGTCTGAGATTAGCCTCGGCGCCGAAATCAGCACCATAATCTTCATCACCACCGGGTTGCTGTGGCTGTACTCCACGTTGCTTGAGGGCTTTAACGGGCAAAGCATCGGCAAACGCGTCATCGGTCTAAAAGTGGTTCGCACCGACGGCAAAAAAATGAGCTATGACCACGCGGCTGTGCGCAACTTTGGCAAAGTGCTGCCGCTGTTGCCTTTTGATTTGCTGATTGGGTGGCGGATTAAGAATCAGGCGTTTATGCGTTACTTTGACAAGTTCGCTGGCACCACCGTGATTGACCTGCGCTCCTAA
- the dcd gene encoding dCTP deaminase — protein MVLSAVDLRKAIEQGSLVIDPLSKDTIRENGVDLRFSEEIVRLQPTDKVLDISAPCSEGLYVKEKVTDSFVLGKYEKVLVATLERVKLSNDFMAFCQLRSTFSRAGVSIPPTVVDAGFEGNLTIQISGGPFPVKIPTKTRFLHLVFAELKTPLVTGYEGKYKHDNGVAPPKKDR, from the coding sequence ATGGTATTGTCTGCTGTTGATTTGAGAAAAGCTATCGAGCAGGGTTCGCTAGTAATTGACCCGTTGAGTAAGGACACGATTAGGGAGAATGGGGTTGATTTACGGTTTTCTGAGGAGATTGTCCGTTTACAGCCAACGGATAAGGTGCTGGATATTTCTGCGCCTTGCAGTGAGGGGTTGTATGTTAAGGAGAAAGTTACTGATTCATTTGTTTTAGGTAAGTACGAGAAGGTACTCGTCGCCACACTGGAGCGGGTAAAGTTGAGCAACGACTTCATGGCGTTCTGTCAACTTCGAAGCACCTTCTCAAGGGCAGGCGTCTCCATCCCCCCCACTGTGGTGGATGCAGGGTTCGAAGGTAACCTTACCATCCAAATTTCAGGTGGCCCCTTCCCCGTCAAAATCCCCACAAAAACGCGGTTCCTGCATTTGGTGTTTGCAGAACTCAAAACGCCGCTTGTGACGGGTTATGAGGGCAAGTATAAGCATGATAATGGTGTAGCGCCGCCTAAAAAAGACCGTTAG
- a CDS encoding aspartate ammonia-lyase: MATRKEADPLGERLIPKDAYFGIQTFRATENFPVSGLKAPIQIIKAYVLIKKAAATANMQVGWLDEKIGKAIIAACDEVLDGKLVDQFVVDVFQAGAGTSFNMNVNEVLANRALELLGKTKGDYKSISPNDHVNMAQSTNDTYPTALHVSVLMALQPLLKALDELAAAFEELGKKNADVLKSGRTHLQDAVPVTVGQEFSAYASAIAHAAAELRRRQENLYMVALGGTATGTGANSHPKYKRLAVAELAKLSGFPLKPAANNFEALQSHRAAQTVSSGLKELALELIRIANDLRLLASGPTTGLNEITLPPVQPGSSIMPGKVNPVMAECLNMVAFQVVGCDAAVSLAVQAGQLELNVMTPAIAYNMLFSIQILSNYLPAFTERCVRGITVDEKRCEQYLEKNPSLATLLAPKIGYLEAAKIAKQAQAENRTVKEVALEKGLPKAELERIFSRKNLLNEQ; the protein is encoded by the coding sequence ATGGCTACACGTAAAGAAGCTGACCCACTAGGCGAACGGTTAATCCCCAAAGACGCCTACTTTGGCATTCAAACGTTTAGGGCAACAGAAAACTTTCCTGTAAGCGGACTAAAAGCGCCCATCCAAATCATCAAAGCATACGTGCTTATCAAAAAAGCCGCCGCAACCGCTAACATGCAGGTGGGGTGGCTGGACGAAAAAATCGGCAAAGCTATCATAGCCGCCTGTGACGAAGTCCTCGACGGCAAACTCGTTGACCAATTTGTGGTGGATGTTTTTCAAGCGGGTGCGGGCACATCGTTTAACATGAACGTAAACGAGGTTCTGGCTAATCGGGCTCTGGAACTCTTGGGCAAAACTAAAGGTGACTACAAATCTATTAGCCCAAACGACCACGTTAACATGGCGCAATCCACCAACGATACATACCCAACCGCGCTGCATGTTTCGGTTTTGATGGCGCTTCAACCTCTGCTAAAAGCGCTCGACGAATTAGCCGCTGCTTTCGAGGAGTTAGGCAAAAAGAACGCGGACGTTTTGAAGTCAGGCAGGACACATTTACAGGATGCAGTTCCCGTAACGGTGGGGCAAGAGTTTTCTGCTTACGCTTCAGCCATCGCTCACGCTGCCGCTGAGTTGCGCAGGCGCCAAGAAAACCTCTACATGGTTGCTTTAGGCGGCACCGCCACGGGAACAGGCGCCAACAGCCACCCAAAATACAAGCGGCTTGCGGTAGCAGAACTCGCTAAACTTTCAGGGTTCCCCCTAAAACCCGCAGCAAACAACTTTGAAGCGCTCCAAAGCCACAGGGCTGCGCAAACGGTTTCCAGCGGCTTAAAAGAACTTGCTTTAGAACTTATCCGCATAGCTAACGATTTGCGGTTGCTTGCTTCTGGACCCACCACGGGTTTGAACGAAATTACTTTGCCGCCTGTGCAGCCTGGCTCATCGATTATGCCTGGCAAAGTTAACCCTGTGATGGCGGAGTGCCTAAACATGGTTGCTTTCCAAGTGGTTGGCTGTGACGCTGCGGTTTCTTTGGCGGTGCAAGCGGGGCAGTTGGAGCTTAACGTGATGACTCCTGCAATCGCCTACAACATGCTCTTTAGCATCCAAATCTTAAGCAACTATCTTCCAGCGTTCACCGAACGATGCGTCAGGGGTATAACTGTGGACGAGAAGCGATGCGAACAATACCTAGAGAAGAACCCTTCACTTGCCACTTTGCTTGCGCCCAAAATCGGCTACTTGGAAGCAGCAAAAATCGCAAAGCAAGCACAAGCCGAAAACCGCACCGTGAAAGAGGTCGCGCTCGAAAAGGGGCTGCCTAAAGCCGAGTTGGAGCGGATTTTTAGCCGCAAAAACCTCCTAAACGAACAATAA